The stretch of DNA GGAGGGCGCTGGTCCGAAGCGTCAACAAAGGTGTACGAGTGCAAAAAACAGCAGCTTGTTGCCGATGAGTTCAGCAGGACGACGAGCCACGGATGGCGATGGTAGACGGTGCTGCTAAAGAGCGCAACTCGTCTTCCTTCAGCAACATGAACAGCGGTGTCCGCAAGCTTGCAGCAATAGGCACGGACTCGGATCGAGAGCCAGCATGACGAGGACTGGCAGCATGGGTGGCGCCACCACCTAAAAGGCGGCAACACCAGCAATGGTGGCTGATCACCAGTGTCGGCGCTGCAACCTGTGCGAGCGCAGCGACAACCTCATCCTCGGGAGTATCGACGACGATGCGGCGAACAGCAGGGCGACGCAATCCGATCTCTGATAAAAAAGGAACAACAGCAGACAGACCACGGGTACCCATCCCGCGACAGAGGGTGCCGGCATCGACCGGCGGCACTGCGGCCCGGCTTGATCCCAACGGCTCCAATGGCATGGCAGCCTGGCGCCCCCTCATGCTTCCTCCGCAGCCATGCGGTTGCACACAAGGCAGCGGTAGTGGTAGCgcaggaggagggaggggcAGTGCTGGACCAGATACGCTGGGGGAGACGACGAGGGGAAGCGGCACCGAGGTAGCCCGATGAGATCGAATCACCATGGAAGGTAGATTCATCTGCTCTGCCTGACCACGATGGCGCGGCGGATTAGAGGGATCCGCGTGCAGATCCTACGAAGACGCTGCCCTCGGCGGAGACCGATCTCTCGGGGGGGGGGAGGTAGTGGAAGCTGGATGCTAGAGGATGCTAGAGTTTGTACCTAGACTCATGATATCATGTATGTAAGATTGTATATAATGTATAGAAGTATATGGATTGGAGCGTAAGTAGACTCTCCTGAACTAACCATATCTGGAGTTGCCTAAAATACTCTAATAAATTTGGGTGAGCCGGTAAAGAGAGATGATAGGTTTTAGTTAGTTTGGGTGAGTACCTGAGAGCGGAGCAGACGCGGCGCAGAGCATGCAACTACAAGGCCCGGACCGCCTTGCCTCCCCACACGGTTTATTTAATTTCCTCCCTCCCGGCCATCACCACCGGGATGAAATgcaaatttatttgggctcatcGGGAGCCGCGCGCGCGTAGATAGATGTAGATAGATCATAGATGCCGTGGCGGGCAAGGCTCAGCTCAGCTCACCGGCAGATAGGTCCGTCCTGCGCGATCCACCGCACTGCCATCACGAACGTACACGCGCGCGTCCCGACCCCGGCCGTTGCCCGATCTTCCCGCGCATTGCTTTTTTCCGTCATGAAGATTCAAGAGCTAGCTTCCATGAAAAAAGATTTCGTCCCGACTTATTACTTTTTCttatgtatgtgtgtgtgtgtgttacgTACGTTGTGACTCATCAGAACACAAAAGGTTTTGTATAGTTATACTATACATGCATGGTCGAAACTACTAGCAGATATAGATacagaggccggccggcctagcCATCCAGAAACGAGGCGCCACGACGCTGTACACTCGCAGGTGCACATGCCCAGCTGGGCATGGCACATGGCGGCCCGTCGTCGCAGGTTCGCCCGGAGAAATCACCTGGGGCTCTTCTCTATGTCCACCTACCTGGCTACCTGTCCAGGCTCCGCGGCCGGACCCCGTATCATCCAACGGGCGGTCCCCGGGTGGCCGCGGGCGATATAGATACGACCCGGTAGGTAGCACTGGCCGTAAAGGCCGGCTGCCCGGCGGTGCCGTGCGTGCAGCGGCAGCTTGGCGTACGCCTCTGCCTTGCCAGTCATCCAGCAGGCGGCCGGGCGCGAGCAATCACACGCGGCAGCGCCGGGGACCTGCTCACCTGCATGCGTACGTGTAGTGGAGTACGACGCGCGTACTCTGTCGTCGCAATACGTAGCTAGCTACGCGCATGTCAACGGCGGGCGTATCCGGTTGATCCGGTGGGCTCGATCGTATCCCTGCCCTCCGTGCTCCCTGCGCGCGTACTAGTACTAGTACGTGCCTCCGCCAGTTAAGGAAGGCACACGCAGAGTCACAGAGATACGGTCCTTTGCGTCTGTTTTTCTTTTGAGGCGAACTACGGCGGCGAATTAAAGTAACACAGCAACAGCTGAAAGGGTTAGGGTTACAGAGCGGTGACCTGCTCAAAAGGAGCAGGAAAATAGGCCCAAAGGCCTAGAGAGACAGGAAAACATGGGAGCGAGGAAAAGATTACAGATTGCAAAGCAAGAAGGAGCTATGATCGTAGAGAGAAAAGTATATTATGTCATTCTCCAATCAAGATATTTTATCGTAGAGAAAAAGTATATCGAACAGCTACCACTATAAATAAAGAAGTAAAGCCATACCTTATCTGATACATGTTTGGTATCATTATATTGCTAGCTGGTAATTTCCTTTTATATAAGTTTAGTCATGAATCAGACTTAAAATAATTTGACTACAACTTTATATGTATTTCAGAACGGAGGTAGCAGTGTTAGCAATTACTAGCTCCTAACCTTGTCACTGCACAACTAACTATATGCATTTGCAATTTAAATTACTTCACGTAAATGTAGAGTACCGGCAGGGGCTACAATGCATGGTAACACATGATAGTTAGGAGGTCGCGTACAGATCGACAGAGACAGGCAGCTAGCACGCGGCACGCAGGATCTTTGCGGCAGCAGGTCGCGAATCTGTATCGCTAGTCACACTGCAGGTATCATCAATTTGCATTGCCCCAGCAGCTCAGGCATACATGTCTCTTCCGACCCCGGCCAGTACGTACGTGGCCGCTGTGTTGCGTTATAGACCTCGATCTGCATCGTCACCTCACCTCAACCACAGCTGCCTAGCTTGCGACGACGATGGTGATGGCTGCTAATTCCATGCGTTGCTAATAATTCCTTGCATTGCATCCTTTCCTTGGAGATGCATGTTGTAAGCGCTGCTGCGTGCGAACACTTATTAGCTTCTTCGATGCATGTTCGATCAAGCAACAAGGTCGTCTCTCCACACCATTTATTTGCGCTACAGCAGCCGCAGCAACAATTAACAAACGCATGGAATGACATGACAATTCGgcgagagggggagagagagagagaaagagagagagagagagagagagagagagagagagagagagagagagagagagagagagagagagagagagagagagagagagagagagtgaaaTTAAGTAGCTAGTCATCTGAAGAAGGACACCAGAATAAGTACGTACGTTGGATACGCATGGGAGTACAACTGTACTGTACAGGGGCATCTTCGCTAGCTTCTTCGATCAAGAGCCTAATTTACACACTCCCGACTCTTGGTCGGAGTACGTGCAGATCAATGAGCCGACAATTAAGCCTGCTTggatcttttttcttttttttagaaaaacgTCTCCCCGCTCTTTATTACAAGAACAAAACCAACTTGTCGCTAATCATGCATTCAGCGTATTCGAGGTCatttttctctccctcccccCTCGCTCTCTCTCTTAGAGAGTGCACACAAAACTTTACTACACGCTTATGGTAGTCCTGTCCTTCCAAAAAAAATAAAGAAGAAGAAACTAATTCAATAGGTCATATACTTGTACACAAAAGGTAACGATTATATTTATATAAAACAATTACAAATCAACTTTAAAATCTGGGCACACAATTGCGCTAGCTATTTAGCATTGAATTTGCGTGGCAGTACACTGCATCGCACAATACTCTACAATCAATTTGCAGTAAACAATTAGAATGATAACTTAATTAAGGCAATGCGCTAATAATATTATGTATATGTAGGATGGAGTAACCATGATTTGCATGCTGCAATCAAATCACAAAGTTGGACCGGTAGCAAGTACACACATGGACCACTGTATATCGGGGATCGGGTTCAGGGGGCCGGGTCAACTGTGTTGTGTGTCAGCAGTTTAATTTCTGGACCCCGGCAGCTAGGGCAGGGGCATGCATAACTGtgtactactactactactactactacagATTTGGATTAGCTTCACCTGTTTTGTGTTGATGCAGTGACTTCAGAAACGTACTCAGAGAGTTCAGTAATTGTACTTATAAGCTGCCATCTAACTCGTGCATATCTGTGTACTTCTGCCGATCACAAATATAGGATTTATTATTAGGACATCGACATGGTATTCAATGTGACATTTTGATTGGCAAATTTTTAAATGAAAACCATTTGAAATCATACTTTTTTACTGGAAGTAGTGCTGCTGGTAACAAAAATGTTTATTTACTGAATATATTAGTAGTATCAATCTTGTGTTGTCAATTGTACAAATTTAGAAAATAATTGTCAAATCTAAAAAATCAACTATTTTTTATTTGCGATTGGACAAAATTATGCAAGTATCACCCCCATATATTCGGAGTGGCAGTCTAGTGTCTGTAGAGCTTGTTTAAAGAAAAACAAAATTTCACACGAAACGATTCAACTCATGCATAtagaagaaaaaaaggaaaaagttCGATTTACACTCTCGAACTATTGCAAAAGTCTGATTTTCAACCTTCAGCTACAAAATCGGATAGCATAGGCCATCCAACTATCGAAACCGGAGAAATTTAGCCCTTAGAGTGGTTTCGaaagtggttttgtatttttttttaaaataaaaaatctaagtagaataaaaaataaaactaatttattttaaattagaaaaattatgaaactagtaccaaaagttttctaaaaatataacctaaCTATTATagctctatttgaatcttattattaaaaaataataggcacaactacaagcaaccaaatactatgaaCAAAAAAATGGATCCGAATAACTGACAAGTATAGTGCCAACGGATAGGTTACATTTTAGAAAACTTTTGATACCCATTTcgtatttttttatttaaaatgagctacttatgaattttttagtttaaatttaaatattttctatttttataAAATGAAAAACTACCTTCGAAACCACTCAAAGGGCCAAATTCACCCGGTTTCGACAGTTGGATGGCCTATGTTATCCggttttgtagttgaaggttAAAAATCGGACTTTTGTGATCGTTAAAGGGTGTAAATCGgatttttttcttaaaaaagcCCCACCATCACACATTTTCTTCAAAAGAATATATAAATTCAGACATTTTCTTGAAACGAATATATAAATTCAGACATTTTCTTGAAACGAATATATACACGCACATATAAGAAAGCCTCAGGCGATTGAGAATTAGCATTTCGTCTTATTGTGTGCGTATATGATGAGTTGATGACAGTACAACATATAGTATAATACATCCCGACAGCCACGATCAACCGAATCTCATGAGCCGTCCGCCCTGTCAGTCATCTTCATCTCATCTCTGCTAGTATGAGCCTGCAGGCAAGACGACGACACAGCCATCACAGCTCCATTATTTCCTCCAGCCTACTCCAATCCCTGCTGCGTCTCATGGCGACATATAGCAGCTAAACCTCGATGCTTGCGTCCATCTGCACACGTACCGCAGTGACGCCAGAAGATCGAGCTGTAGCCAAGGATTCGGCAGGCCGGCGTCGTACGTCCCAGGCCAGGAGAGAGGTGGCTGGCCGGGGAAGAAGCAAGGGGAGATGCGGAGCGGCGGGTGCGCTGTGCAGCAGGAGCTGGCGGGGGACGCGGCGGCCGTGATGCACCAGGCGGTGAGCCTGGCGCGCCGCCGGGGGCACGCGCAGGTCACGCCGCTGCACGCCGCCAGCGCCATGCTCGCGGACGCCGGgggcctcctccgcgccgcctgcCTCCGGTCGCGGGCGAGCTCCCACCCGCTCCAGGGCAAGGCGCTGGAGCTCTGCTTCAACGTCGCGCTCAACCGCCTCGCCACGGCGGGGGCCCCCGCGGCGATGTTCCACCACTGCCACGCCCACCACGCGGGGCACCGCGCGCCGGCGCTGTCCaacgcgctcgccgccgcgttcAAGCGCGCGCAGGCGAACCAGCGCCGGGGCGGCGGCTCTACCTCCGCGGAGGGCCAGCAGGTCGCCGCCAGGGTCGAGCTCGAGCAGCTCGTCATCTCCATCCTCGACGACCCCGGCGTCAGCCGCGTCATGCGCGAGGCCGGCTTCTCCAGCGCCGAGGTCAAGGCCAACGTCGAGAAGGCGGTCTCGTCGTCGGAGCAGTCGTCAAACACGGCAAGCAGCACCAGCGCCTCCCCGAATCCTAAACCCAAGGATGCCAAAGACAAGGTCGACGTCATCGGCGACGCCGCGCGCGTGCTGGACTGCATGGCGAGCGGACGGAACCGATGCGTGGTGGTCGTCGGCGAGAGCGCGCCAGCCGCGAAGGGAGTGGTGAAGGCGGTGATGGACAAGGTGAGCAAGGGGGACCTGCGGCTCCAGCACGACTGCCTCAAGAACGCCCAGTTCGTGCCCTTTACGGCCGCGTCCTTCCAGCGCTTGCCGAGGGAGGAGGTGGAGGCCAGGGTCGCCGACCTGCGCGCGCTCGTGCGCGAGGGCTGCGCCGCCGGCAAAGGCGTGGTTCTCGTGCTCGAGGACCTCGGCTACGCCGCCGAGGCCTGGTCAGCCGCGTCGTGGAAGAGAAGTGACCCCCGCGCGCATGGCCAGTACTACTGCCCCGTCGAGCACGCGGTCATGGAACTCAGCAGCctggtgcgcggcggcggcggccgcggccacgACATGTTCTGGCTGCTGGGCTTCGGAACCTACGCGTCCTACACGAGCTGCAGGTCGGGGCAGCCCTCCCTGGAGGCCGTCTTGGAGCTACACCCCGTCGTCGTGCCGGAACACAGCCTCGCATTGAGCCTCGGCGGCGACAGGTACGGTACACGACACTACTAGATGATTGATGAGATCCTCCAGCGTGTCGCATGCATGCGTCAAGTTGATCACTTAATTAGTTTTCGTTTAGTCAACGTGTTTTCAACGATTTTTCATTGACGGGGCATTCTTGATCTGTTCTTTTCAGTGAGATCACACACTGCGGCGCCGACATGGTcgtggcgacggcggcgagcgtcCCCTCGTGGATTCGCCGCAGCCAGCAAGGTCCAGTCCTCACCGGATCGGAGCTCACGCTGAGCTTCTCCTCTCCGGCATCTTCCTCCTTCTGCGGCTTTACCCATTACGACGCCAACATGAGCTGCGAGCCATGGCATGATCTCATCGACCGGCGGCAGCCGTTGCTGAACCACGGGCACGACGGCCCAATGGCCGAGTCGTGCGATCAGCAACTGCTCGCGAACCCTAATCCTGGATCGTCTAACTCGGTGTCTAAATCTAACTCATCGGACGCCGCCACGGAgactgcagctcgccgccgtccAAAGTTCACCGAGCTCACCGCGGAGAATCTCAAGATCCTGTGCAGCGCATTCGAGAGGCGCGTCCCGCGCCACAGAGATCTAGCTGCGGGCATCGCTAGCGCcgtgctccagcgccgctccggCGTGACAAGGACGACGCGGCCGAGCTCGGCGACGTGGCTGCTCTTCCAAGGGAGGGACGATGACGGCAAGGCGGCGATGGCCCGGGAGCTCGCCAGGCTTGTCTTTGGCTCCTACGCCGAGTTCACCTGCATCACCGCAGCAAAGCTAACCCTAGCTCCCTCCGGTTCCAACTCCGGCGACAGCCTCAAGAGGCAGAGGTCGCCGGACAAGGAGCACGGCTACATGCAGAGGTTCTACGAGGCAATCCGCGAGAACCCTCACCGCGTCGTGATGATCGATGGCGTCGAGCATGACTCAGACGAAGCCGGTATCAAGAATGCCATGGCAACCGGAACGGTGAGGGGTTGCGATGGTGATACGGTGAGCTTGGAGGACGCCATCGTAGTGAGCTGCCAAGTCTCCGAGTCGAGGTCTAGGGTTTCCTCCCCTCGGGCGGTGAAGCTACGACGTTTCATGGGTCACGTCGACAGCAAGGCGGAAGATGAAGGCGCAGAGAAAGGAGCTGTGCCACGGCTTGGCTTGGATTTGAATGCCTGCGCCGCCATGGACGAAGAAGGGGAGGAATCAGGGAGTTCTTCGCCTAATGACGTGGAGATCCTTAAAGCTGTGGATGGCGTTTTCTTCTTCCAATATTAACGGAAAAAATAGTTTGATTACTAGCTTTGCTTCATTTGATAACAATTTTACCTGTTGCTGTTGCCCTATTATTTCTGCCTTGAATATTTTTTTTCCAAGAAAACATAGGAAAACTATGCATCTTGTATATTAATGAGGAGTAGCAGAAGACAAGTTCATGAACGTTGCATTGTGATGTCAGGCTCCAAGGACTAGACAGTAGACACAATGTATCCATCCATAAAAAAATGGCACCCTCTAACCGTAGTACCGCAAACCACAGTAAACTTCTGTCGCCATCGACGTACATCGACACTGTTTCCGCCAAACTATTCATCAAATCTTGATAATACATACCATTTTCAAGCATATATATGGTCAGTTTAAACATTCACGAAGATTCTATCGATCAAAGTTAAAAACAAGCATCACTTATCCTTTGCTCAAAAAAGCATCTGTTAAATTACACATTTGGTGTTCAAACCATACAGCCGATTTAATTTTGATGTGATTAATGGAAACAAGGAGCATATATGCTCGTGATGCGTTCTTCACTTTTTTTGAATGGTCACCGGGGGAGAGCATTCCCACCTGTATTGTATTCAAACTACTTGTACGAGCGACAGCTAGTAACATCCTATTGAACTGCCTTTCAGATTTCTGTTGCATGAACCTCAAAATTGTATCCAGTGCAACCAGATAGATGGCTTGTATAGTAGTACTTGGTTTCACATTTCTCCTGGAATCTATAATAAAGAATAGAATCGTAAACACAATTTTTGGGCACTTGGAGTAGTAATCATTGCGTATTTCTTGGCCGGTATAGATGTGTTGCCTAATATGATTAGAGACTTTGGGTTTGTAGAAAGGGGGCGGCACTTTACAAGGCAACGAGCTGAAATCTTTCATTCAGTAGAGATGACCAAAAGGTATATGCTTTTAGTGCGTAGTATGGTGATGCCATTtgagaaaaaagaaaataaaagtaTCCTCCTTTTCGTGCTTTAGATCTCCAAATCCACATTGCCATCTTAAAGCAGTGGGTGTGAAAAAGCTTAGGCTGGAGGAAAGCAAAGCAAGAGATCAAAGATGATAAGCATCTCTCCCTGGTCATTAGGCCCTAAAGTTTGATGCTTTAGAATCCTAGAAAGATATATTTAGTCTCCTCTCAGTACCCTGATGATAGACCACTAAAATACGCAAACCAGGTGTAAGTAGGGGACTTGTCGTTTGCTGCTTTTCAGAGATAAAAATTGACGCCATGTGTTGAAACCTGAGAGCCTCTGTGTATTCTGTGaatctctctcccctccccaaTGACTATATCTATTCCACAAGCTTTGTAGTCTGTATAGTCGATTGCGTGTATCTCGTTACACTTTTGTGTTTTACCTCTACCTTTTGCTCTATCTCAAAAGGGGAGAAGCTCCATACTACTTTCTTCTTAAAAGGAGGTGGCTAGCTACTTGTATCTTCTCTCTACATGCATGTGCATATTTATGCATGGTGTTTTACGCATTTACATTATTCAGTAATGCATGTACACGTTGTACTTGGGGCATTTTATTTGCCtattatctctctctctctctctctctctgtgtgaTTTTTCTACTATTTCCCTAAAAATATTTACAACAAGATGTACGTAGCCTGTTGCAACTGCGGCTAGATGGTATTGCCACAATAATTATGTTGTGGCAATACAACCATGAATTCTTGGTGGTGCCATATAAAAACCGTACAAAAATGATTTTATTTCCATGCCACTAGTTGTAAATAATGTGGCCTATATATATTTGCGTGCCAGTTCAGTGGCAATATGAATATACatacattttttttttgaaaactcCGAATGAGTGAACACCTTAACGAGCAGACACATGCTGCCATTATTTTACACAGTTATTAGGATGTGGACTGGTGTTTGGAGATAATGGTGCCTTTTTCATGTAGCTTTTGCCTTACCCCTGCCTTTCAAATTAAGTGTGTTCCCAACTTTGTATACAAACTCTAGACAAGTGCTGATGGCAAAGATAGCTCGCCTTTCCCTCTGTAAACCTTAGCACGCAACAAGCGACTTGGATCAGTTAGAAATCAATAGTTTCTTATACATTAGAACGTGCATTTTCTAGACTTGATTACATGCATGGTGCTGCCTAAAGCATGCGCTTCCATGACATCTTTAGTTTGCACGTCGAAGACCACCAATAATAATTAAAAAAACTAAGCTCGTGACGTGCCCAGGACATATCATGCCACGTGCACGCACCACGCAAGATGATGATCACGCATTTGTACGTAGTGTAGGTGTGCTTCATCCTGCTTATCAACTAATAGTACTCCTATACGTATTTTTATCTCTGCTTCAGACTTTGAAGCTGTGTCGCACAACTGAGCTTGCCCACTGACAGCTTAATAGAATTATTGAGAGGGGTGCTCCAAGCATCTGTCAGTGTCACACAATGCAAGATATGCATCGAAAGGATGGTAAAGCAGGCCAGGATTGACAAAGCTCGCTCCGAGATTATCAGGTAATAAAATCCAGCTGCATGATAGCTCTATAGATGCTGTGTGCTACTTTAGTTGGTTACATAGAGCTATGCTGCATACAGTAGTACATGTCTACTGCACCCAGAGAGCGAGGAAAACGACAGGATGCAAAAGCGGTTAGCCATTCGCATTATATTTCACCTGATCGATCGATCAATAAAATGGTCAGTACTCAGCACAGCAAAAGCAGGCGGAGTGCAGTCAAGTTATCGCAGGCCTCTTCAACCTCCGGTACATACGCCCTGCCATCGTTACGATGTGGCTGTGTGCAAGAGGTGTGTTGAGACAGAATTTCCACCTGGCCAGCCTTcgaggaaaaaggaaagagagCTAGGGCTTTGTTTAGCCCTTTTGCTTTCCTCTTCTTTCATCAAAGCTAGGGCTACCTATGCAGTGCATGCGGCTGCTGGACGGATCTGGTCTCACTCTCATGCAGGTCTTGTCGCTTTGTCAGTGTGCGTACGGTGTTGTCACTTTTTTCAGGAAACGGCCTATGGCCCATGGCCATCTATCACTGGATCCTTCTTTCAGCCCAAAACGAACACTCATCCACGGCCTGTTGGGCCCAACTTGGTCATTACAGCCCAACCACGCAGTCCACTCAAACAATACTCAAGAGCTTTGGGTTTGGCCCAGggagagaggaggagaaggggacCGGGCAGAGGGCCTATGAAAGCCCAAATGATGCGTGTTGTTATTAGCGGAGAAGGGGTGCTATTAGAcggaattttttaaaaaaaaggttaaaaaaattaaattcgaaaaagggtgccgttttggaaattttcaaaaaaaatatgtgcctcccgcccgaccggagacctcccgcccatccaacgggcgggtgGTCCCAAAATTTTTCCCACACCCCTCCTGAGGGtctcttcacgaataagaaatttttttattcgcgaagaagACCCTAAGGCATcacgcccgcccaacgggcgggaggttcccattctttcttattttttattcaaatttatattttacaaactatttaaaatttatacttttttcaaatacaagatttattcgccatactcttttgtatacatataaaattttaattcaattttacgaataAGATTACTGTATACAAAACTCGTATggagatggttaaacgataacgttttccaacgtagaatccaaatattatgatagtacgatacatcaacccattaaaaataaaatagtatcatacaaaaacagtttaaatatacagagtccaccgaatcaggagtatctactccgcctgtcccggtcctcgcgctctcttggtcctcccccTGGTCCTAGGCCGTCGGCTTATGTGTCCCTCCGAGTACGtgagtgcatctggagcacggtgaggacgaggcggaggaggcgccggcgtgaacgggtcatcctgggactgtggaGCTGGAGCGTTATACGTCTGggagggaccaatgatgtcaagcccggcgccgccgccctccaactCCGACAAACTGACGTAGGCGTCGTCCCAGCCGTCCCAATCCGGCACACCGAACAGACCACCGTGTGCAGGAGCTCCCATCAGCCAAGCATGCTGAGTATAGCCTTGAGAATACGGAGCAATTGGTGTCGAacccgacgggagagacgttcctggagcataggcgccaaacgtctgaggctccattcttgcaggaggaggccccattgccgtcgagtgcatgactataaaaacaaacaaaattagtcgtgtaaatcaaagttgatcgaaatggcaattataaaggacttacaactcgaactggcggcagtaccgctggacgctgcatGCGGTGCTggagaggtcgacgggccagctgtgtacacgtgggcggacgcatgagataaACTAGAGGCCCCCACGTGATCTTTGCTGCAACAcatcagtgcacgtaacgctcg from Panicum hallii strain FIL2 chromosome 3, PHallii_v3.1, whole genome shotgun sequence encodes:
- the LOC112886845 gene encoding protein SMAX1-LIKE 3-like; translation: MRSGGCAVQQELAGDAAAVMHQAVSLARRRGHAQVTPLHAASAMLADAGGLLRAACLRSRASSHPLQGKALELCFNVALNRLATAGAPAAMFHHCHAHHAGHRAPALSNALAAAFKRAQANQRRGGGSTSAEGQQVAARVELEQLVISILDDPGVSRVMREAGFSSAEVKANVEKAVSSSEQSSNTASSTSASPNPKPKDAKDKVDVIGDAARVLDCMASGRNRCVVVVGESAPAAKGVVKAVMDKVSKGDLRLQHDCLKNAQFVPFTAASFQRLPREEVEARVADLRALVREGCAAGKGVVLVLEDLGYAAEAWSAASWKRSDPRAHGQYYCPVEHAVMELSSLVRGGGGRGHDMFWLLGFGTYASYTSCRSGQPSLEAVLELHPVVVPEHSLALSLGGDSEITHCGADMVVATAASVPSWIRRSQQGPVLTGSELTLSFSSPASSSFCGFTHYDANMSCEPWHDLIDRRQPLLNHGHDGPMAESCDQQLLANPNPGSSNSVSKSNSSDAATETAARRRPKFTELTAENLKILCSAFERRVPRHRDLAAGIASAVLQRRSGVTRTTRPSSATWLLFQGRDDDGKAAMARELARLVFGSYAEFTCITAAKLTLAPSGSNSGDSLKRQRSPDKEHGYMQRFYEAIRENPHRVVMIDGVEHDSDEAGIKNAMATGTVRGCDGDTVSLEDAIVVSCQVSESRSRVSSPRAVKLRRFMGHVDSKAEDEGAEKGAVPRLGLDLNACAAMDEEGEESGSSSPNDVEILKAVDGVFFFQY